TTCGATTGAACTACTCTCCAACATTGGTGATGAAACTCGTTTTTCAACACCCAAGACAATTCCCTCCGAGGTGCAAATTCCAATTGCTGTCGATCCTAGTTTGATAGCTTCCAAAGAGTACTCTACCTGAAACAATCTACCCTCGGGACTGAAAGTGCTCACACCTCTATCATATTCACTTCTTGTAAGAAACATTTTGCAGGGCTGAGAGTTTCTGTACCTAAATAGCTGAATCAAGAAACATTCTGGAGGGTGGCGGAAGGCTCAGAATGCGCGAAGTTGGTAAACGTGAGACGCACACTACTAGCATGGCCTTTAGTACTTCGGCGCTACTTGCGTTTACTCTAACGTTATTAGTTAGTATGTTCTTGTTGTTTGAAATCTAAAACAATGACCGCACAATCAGTAAAGCTGGGGCCTTTAAAACAATCTCAAAATAAACACAAATGGATTCACAGTCAAGATCTGTGTTTATTAGAAATAGTCTACTCGATGTTGCCCGATATTCTTTCGACGTGTCGCAACCCTTATAAATCGTGGAATGCCGCtctcaatgtcttcaatgaaaaatcaaatgttCAGTTTAAACAGGGACGTACACTGAAGGAACGATTCAAAGCATTACAGCGCAGTTACACAGCTTTTTTAGCAAAATCTGTTACCGCTAATCAGATTGGTTGTGTAACCGGTACTTCGGGTACGTTCCCCAAAGGAACACGTACAACTGATGGTGTGCGCCCTATGAACTCAGAACTTCAAGGAATGATGCAGAAAATCAACAAatccttgaaaaatataGATAACCTAAATACCGCTGTGATTGATCAGACAAAAAGGTTGAGAGATGAACAGGATATGGCAGGCTCGAATTTGTCATACACTGTTCATGATGATCGCTCCGGATCATATTCTAACTACACAATATTACAGAACACATGTGGACAACGCTCTATAGCAAAACGACGGTTAGTCGACTATATTGACCATATTGACGGTGAATTGCTACGGAAAGATGTAGCTAATGTGCAGAGCGTAGTGTCAGGGCCAACCTCAAGGAGCGTAAGAAGTGGCCAACCTGAAACCCATCTTTCAGGGTATCCTGATTCGAACGAAGCCAGCTACCCACAGAATTCTTCTAAGACTGGAACTCCTCAACCAAATAAAACTGAGTCTGCAGTACCAGAGTTTACCGAATCCGTTTGTTTGGACGCGGGCAATTTACCTCAATTTAGACAATTGCAAGAACAAATTAAACTTTTAGAAGCCAAAATAGTCTGTTTGGATCAGACATTAAATAGTAAAGTAGATCTGATACTTAGCTATTTGGGACAGCATTCAGGAGCTCAAAGAAGTGTTGAATGAGAGAGCACCCTAGGAATTCTGTGAGTGAAGAACTGTGTTAGACTATGTTTACTGGTTAAAATATCTGTTCGCATACAAGTTGGACCAAAAGTCGTGTATCTTCCATTATCGTTCGTGTTAATTACCAGCGATCACGTTTCGGATTCTATTATCTTTCTCCCTTGAACCAAATAtgtccaaagaaaagaaaattgtGATTGTTTCATCTGATAACGAAAAGTTTACGGTGGATCGTAAGGTTGCCGAAAAGTCtattttgatcaagaatatGTTGGAGGATCTTCTCTCCAACGAAGATCACAATGGAGATAATGACGATGACAATGAACTTCTAAGAGATGCTGCCGCCGTTGACAACAACGACTTAGATGTGATTGAAATTCCAACACCAAACGTTCGCTCTACAGTTCTCAAACTAATAATTGAATGGTGTGAGCACTACAAAGACATCTCTTTTCCGGATGAGAACCAGGATGAAGATTCTAAGAAAACGCCACCAATTGATGAATGGGACAAGAATTTTCTCAATGTCGATCAAGAAATGCTATACGAGATAATTCTTGCTGCCAACTATCTTAATATTCGCCCTCTTCTCTATAGCGGATGTAAGATGGTAGCTGAGATGATTCGTGGGAAATCACCTGAGGAAATTCGCAAAACCTTCAATATTGTAAACGATTTCAGCCCTGAAGAGGAAGCTGCCATTCGTAGAGAGAATGAATGGGCTGAAGATAGGTAGGGTATTTCATGAAATTCTGGTTGGGTAGGCTTAGGAATATTTAATTAATCCAAGAGTGTCTTCGCGAGTAGTTAGttagtttttctttttgtctGTTTCAGCAGTTGCGACCCGCTTCAAGCTCTAGAACTACTGTATTTTACAAATTGCATATTTGTCCTAATGGTCTAAGTTTTAAGCACATAATCACTAGAATACAATTTACCATCGAGTTGAGAAAAGTCATTTTGTTGTCTTTCAATAAATATTCTTACTTCTAGTAAAATGTCGTCAGCAAGTCAAGAAGACAATTCGAGTAACCGGAAACGGTCAGAGTCTAAAGctatcttcaaaaacatGTTTAAGAGATCTAGATCACAATCAATAGCGAGCTCTTCCAGGTCTTTAGGTTTTAGAAAAGTATCAGCACCGTCCCAAATGGACAACTCACCCAAACGCAGCCCGTCTGATAATTTCTCCATCAATACAGACTACGGTAATTCAGTTCTTAATTTACCCCCTATAAATTCAGTGCGATCAAATAATCAAAACGGTGACTCGTACCACCAAAAGCATCGTGTGGGGTCGATTTATTCAACAGAAACTAATAACTCTAATTTACAAGAGTTTCCCATACTGTCAAACGGTAAATCTGAGGCCAGGGGACGTGTCAATGTTACTGAGTCTGTAAATCGTCCAGTAGCCCATCCCACTACTGATTCTTCTCGTCATTCGGCAAATTCATCTTGTGCACCCTCTTTAGCACACTCATCTTACATGAAAGCCAAAAAAGATATTGAGTCTGTGAAAAGCAAGTCTTCTGACGTATCAGCTGAGAAAAGTGGATTTTTGTCGACCATAATAAGTGTTGCTAAGAATGCTGGAAGTCATCTGGTAAATATCACTAGCAACGATGCTTATTCTGATACCAGTATCCAGAGTGAGGAATATCCAAACATCGAGAGCCAAAAAAGTGATCATAGAATGCGTGATAACGTTCCCTATGGTGCCAATATTGACAGAATGCTATCCGATGAGCATAGTTCTCTCACTAATATCCAATTTCGTCCTCTGAAGGTCGAGTCTCCCCTGGTTACACTTGGAAAAGGCTCGCTATCGTTGGAGCTATTTGATaaagtttttcaacatccTAATACAATCCAGAAACATGGGTCACTGTCTTCGTCGGCATACAATCGTACAGAGAGACCCACATCCTCACAGCCATTGGAAGACACAAGTCTTTACTTACCTGCTAGATCAAGATCCCCCAATAGACGAAATTCTAACTCATTGAATCGTTCATCCGCAAATATGGATACAAAATCTTTAAATTCAGACCGAAAAACTAGAGTAAACGGTGGACAATCTTTGACTGGCAATATTGGCCAGGAAGATTACGCCCACAGGTTACATTACAAACAGCAGCACTCACTGCCGCATAGAAGAAAATCTCTGAAAGGCATTACCTATGCAAGCGAAAGGCGACAACAAGAGTTCCATAACATATTCAAAACAATTtctcaagatgaaaaattaattGAAGATTACAGCTGTGCATTGCAAAAGGAATTGTTAGTTCAAGGAAAACTTTACATCAGCGAGGCACATATCTGTTTTTACAGTAAACTTTTAGGATTTCAAACGACTGTCATTATACCCATTAGTGAAGTTGTTCAAATTAGCAAGAAAGTCACAGCTCTCCTATTTCCTAATGGAATCGTTATTCAAACTTTACATACCAAGCACATTTTCGCCACTTTTCTGACAAGGGATATAACTTTTGATCTGTTGACGAATGTATGGAACCAAGTTGTTCATGATCAGATGTCAAGGCCGAAAACATCTGATATCTATAGCGATAGTGATATAACCACTGATGATGACTTatcaactgaagaagaatatgtATCTGATGGTAGCATCAGCAATGAGGACGGCAAtttagaagaagattaCAACTCTTCAGATGACAATGTTTCAGAGACCTCGTCAAATTCGACCCAAGATAATTCGATGCTTAAAAGAAACACAACAGGTCCGCCGCAAGATACaactgaaaagttggagacATCAACAGACTCTCAATGGAATGGATTTCCTTCAGTGGGAGCAGTTTCTCATCCTGAGACTAAACCTGGATATGACAAGCAAGCAACTGATACTATAGTTGTTGATGATACTATATCTGCACCTCTAGGTGTGGTTTTTTTATTGCTAGTTGATCCCAAATTTAATGAGCAGATCCTCTCCAAGCAGAAGAATTTCAATATAGAGTCAATCTCAGCTTTCGATAGCAACAAgccaacaaaaagaaactattCATACATCAAACCATTGAATGGTCCTGTTGGGCCGAAACAAACAAAATGTGTTGTTACAGAAATGGtggaaaactttgatttGAACTCCTGCATTCATATTATCCAAACTACGCAAACTCCTGATGTACCAAGCGGAAATTCTTTTCTGGTAAAGACAAATATTTTTCTTACATGGGGTAAGAATAGTAGCACCAATTTGAATGTGCTTACATCGATTGAATGGTCTGGAAAATCATGGGTGAAAGGGGTAATTGAGAAGAGCAGCATTAGTGGCCAAACCGAATATTGGAAATTTGTGGTGAACGAGCTCAAGCACACATTGGCTGCTTCTGCTAAGGAAAGGCCGGTAAGGCAGAAGAGATCTAGATCAAGAAAATCTGTTCAGAAACTTGAGGATGAATTGCTCTCCGAAGATTCATCTCTAGAAAGCACTCATGCATGGCTAAGTCCAATCAGAAAGATTGTAGACCTAATACCAGAGACATTGCGAGTATATGTGGCTATCATAATAGTCGCAGGAGTAATCATGTTAGCTGGTCCTAAAATGGGCAATGTGAACAtaaaaatcaatgaaacCGGAAATGGTTTGAGGCAAATCAAAATCGATTCTACTGAGTATATGCTTCTTCCAACATTAGATAATCTTTCACCAGATTCTTCTCTTTATGCCgagaaggaagaggatTTGTGGAGATGGATTGAATCGATAAATCACAGGGTTG
This is a stretch of genomic DNA from Komagataella phaffii GS115 chromosome 3, complete sequence. It encodes these proteins:
- a CDS encoding Protein involved in programmed cell death: MSSASQEDNSSNRKRSESKAIFKNMFKRSRSQSIASSSRSLGFRKVSAPSQMDNSPKRSPSDNFSINTDYGNSVLNLPPINSVRSNNQNGDSYHQKHRVGSIYSTETNNSNLQEFPILSNGKSEARGRVNVTESVNRPVAHPTTDSSRHSANSSCAPSLAHSSYMKAKKDIESVKSKSSDVSAEKSGFLSTIISVAKNAGSHLVNITSNDAYSDTSIQSEEYPNIESQKSDHRMRDNVPYGANIDRMLSDEHSSLTNIQFRPLKVESPLVTLGKGSLSLELFDKVFQHPNTIQKHGSLSSSAYNRTERPTSSQPLEDTSLYLPARSRSPNRRNSNSLNRSSANMDTKSLNSDRKTRVNGGQSLTGNIGQEDYAHRLHYKQQHSLPHRRKSLKGITYASERRQQEFHNIFKTISQDEKLIEDYSCALQKELLVQGKLYISEAHICFYSKLLGFQTTVIIPISEVVQISKKVTALLFPNGIVIQTLHTKHIFATFLTRDITFDLLTNVWNQVVHDQMSRPKTSDIYSDSDITTDDDLSTEEEYVSDGSISNEDGNLEEDYNSSDDNVSETSSNSTQDNSMLKRNTTGPPQDTTEKLETSTDSQWNGFPSVGAVSHPETKPGYDKQATDTIVVDDTISAPLGVVFLLLVDPKFNEQILSKQKNFNIESISAFDSNKPTKRNYSYIKPLNGPVGPKQTKCVVTEMVENFDLNSCIHIIQTTQTPDVPSGNSFLVKTNIFLTWGKNSSTNLNVLTSIEWSGKSWVKGVIEKSSISGQTEYWKFVVNELKHTLAASAKERPVRQKRSRSRKSVQKLEDELLSEDSSLESTHAWLSPIRKIVDLIPETLRVYVAIIIVAGVIMLAGPKMGNVNIKINETGNGLRQIKIDSTEYMLLPTLDNLSPDSSLYAEKEEDLWRWIESINHRVDGDKMENINIKKLQLKEMIRIMEMKLEKLKYSVEIK